The Cellulomonas sp. S1-8 genome has a window encoding:
- a CDS encoding ABC transporter ATP-binding protein, translated as MPGGRGMRGFSQDRGVARQRLAAGTLRRILTFARPYRAQLAVFLVLIALGAAAGALTPLLFQRLIDDGIATGNTRTVVGIAAVVAGLAVVSAILGVAERWVSARIGEGLIHDLRTTVFDHVQRMPLAFFSRAKTGALVQRLNGDVLGAQQAFTSTLSNVVSNSLTVVFVLAAMLSMSWQLTLLSLVLVPVFVLPARWFGRKIAAITRESYELGAEASQTMTERFNVAGAHLVKIFGDPDRESSAYAEQTGRVRDIGVKRALYSTWFRIGLTTVAAVATAIVYGVGGLLAIRGELTVGVVVALAAYLGRLYGPLTAISNVQVDVMTALVSFERVLEVLDLEPTVAEKPDASDLRAAVATRGATLELDHVAFRYPSAGEVSLASLESVATLSRDAVADTLHDVTFQVPAGSMVALVGPSGAGKTTISQLVTRMYDPTRGAVRIAGVDLRDVTTASLRDTVGVVSQEAHLFHDTIAGNLRFARAEATDDDIERALRGAHVWDLVASLPDGIDTVVGDRGYRLSGGERQRLAIARLLLKAPDVVVLDEATAHLDSESEAAVQAALDEALVGRTSLVIAHRLSTVRQADLIVVVDGGRVVQTGTHDALLAGGGLYADLYRTQFAPSPTAA; from the coding sequence ATGCCCGGCGGCCGCGGGATGCGCGGCTTCAGCCAGGACCGCGGCGTCGCGCGTCAGCGCCTCGCGGCCGGCACGCTGCGCCGCATCCTCACGTTCGCCCGCCCCTACCGCGCTCAGCTCGCGGTCTTCCTCGTCCTCATCGCGCTCGGCGCCGCCGCCGGCGCGCTCACCCCGCTGCTGTTCCAGCGGCTCATCGACGACGGCATCGCGACGGGCAACACCCGCACGGTCGTCGGGATCGCCGCCGTCGTCGCAGGGCTGGCCGTCGTGTCCGCGATCCTCGGCGTGGCCGAGCGCTGGGTGTCCGCGCGCATCGGCGAGGGCCTCATCCACGACCTGCGCACCACCGTCTTCGACCACGTGCAGCGCATGCCGCTCGCGTTCTTCAGCCGCGCCAAGACCGGCGCGCTCGTGCAGCGCCTCAACGGCGACGTCCTCGGTGCGCAGCAGGCGTTCACGTCCACGCTGTCCAACGTGGTGAGCAACTCGCTCACCGTCGTCTTCGTGCTCGCCGCGATGCTGTCGATGTCGTGGCAGCTCACGCTCCTGTCGCTCGTCCTGGTCCCCGTGTTCGTGCTGCCCGCACGGTGGTTCGGACGCAAGATCGCCGCGATCACGCGCGAGTCCTACGAGCTCGGCGCCGAGGCGTCGCAGACCATGACCGAGCGGTTCAACGTCGCCGGCGCGCACCTCGTGAAGATCTTCGGCGACCCCGACCGCGAGTCCTCCGCCTACGCGGAGCAGACGGGCCGCGTCCGGGACATCGGCGTCAAGCGCGCCCTGTACTCGACGTGGTTCCGCATCGGACTGACCACGGTCGCCGCGGTCGCGACGGCCATCGTGTACGGCGTCGGTGGCCTGCTCGCCATCCGCGGCGAGCTCACCGTGGGCGTCGTCGTCGCGCTCGCTGCGTACCTCGGGCGCCTGTACGGCCCGCTCACCGCGATCTCCAACGTCCAGGTCGACGTCATGACGGCGCTCGTGTCGTTCGAGCGGGTCCTCGAGGTCCTCGACCTCGAGCCGACGGTGGCCGAGAAGCCCGACGCGTCGGACCTGCGCGCAGCCGTCGCCACCCGCGGCGCGACCCTCGAGCTCGACCACGTCGCGTTCCGCTACCCGTCCGCCGGCGAGGTCTCCCTCGCGTCGCTCGAGTCCGTGGCGACGCTGAGCCGCGACGCCGTCGCCGACACGCTGCACGACGTCACGTTCCAGGTGCCGGCCGGGTCGATGGTCGCGCTCGTCGGCCCGTCCGGCGCCGGCAAGACGACCATCTCGCAGCTCGTCACCCGCATGTACGACCCGACGCGCGGCGCCGTCCGCATCGCCGGCGTGGACCTGCGCGACGTCACGACCGCCTCCCTGCGCGACACCGTGGGCGTCGTCAGCCAGGAGGCGCACCTCTTCCACGACACGATCGCCGGCAACCTGCGCTTCGCCCGCGCGGAGGCGACCGACGACGACATCGAGCGCGCCCTGCGCGGCGCCCACGTGTGGGACCTCGTCGCGTCCCTGCCCGACGGCATCGACACCGTCGTCGGGGACCGCGGCTACCGCCTGTCCGGCGGCGAGCGCCAGCGCCTCGCGATCGCGCGGCTGCTGCTCAAGGCTCCCGACGTCGTCGTGCTCGACGAGGCCACGGCGCACCTGGACTCCGAGTCCGAGGCCGCCGTGCAGGCCGCGCTCGACGAGGCGCTCGTCGGGCGGACGTCGCTCGTCATCGCGCACCGGCTGTCGACCGTGCGCCAGGCGGACCTCATCGTCGTGGTGGACGGGGGGCGCGTCGTCCAGACGGGCACGCACGACGCCCTGCTCGCGGGCGGCGGCCTGTACGCGGACCTCTATCGCACCCAGTTCGCGCCGAGCCCGACGGCTGCGTGA
- a CDS encoding MarR family winged helix-turn-helix transcriptional regulator produces the protein MPDAPSRHDAAHHDAPRHDAARHDAAHHGAAHRARRDPARLPEPSEELLELLHDVLRTARRDAAERLGHDITPGQLRLLRTLDRCDCPRRLGELAAALDVAPRSVTSKVDQAEQDGWVRRVPDPDDRRATLVEITDAGHDLLDRLSARRHEGVRARLEVLDADEQRTLLDLLRRVANAP, from the coding sequence GTGCCCGACGCCCCGTCGCGCCACGACGCGGCCCATCATGACGCTCCCCGCCACGATGCGGCGCGTCACGACGCAGCCCACCACGGCGCGGCCCACCGCGCGCGTCGGGACCCCGCCCGGCTCCCCGAGCCGTCCGAGGAGCTGCTCGAGCTCCTGCACGACGTGCTGCGCACCGCGCGCCGGGACGCCGCCGAGCGGCTCGGCCACGACATCACCCCCGGCCAGCTGCGCCTGCTGCGCACGCTCGACCGGTGCGACTGCCCGCGCAGGCTCGGGGAGCTCGCGGCCGCCCTCGACGTCGCGCCGCGGTCGGTGACGTCCAAGGTCGACCAGGCGGAGCAGGACGGCTGGGTCCGCCGCGTCCCCGACCCGGACGACCGCCGCGCGACGCTCGTCGAGATCACGGACGCCGGCCACGACCTGCTCGACCGGCTGTCGGCCCGGCGGCACGAGGGGGTGCGGGCGCGGCTCGAGGTGCTGGACGCCGATGAGCAGCGCACGCTGCTGGACCTCTTGCGCCGGGTTGCGAACGCCCCCTGA
- a CDS encoding VOC family protein, producing the protein MSDDDLATAPAHSAGSSAGRRPILRATSVTISTAHPHEAAHFYARLLGGRVVVEEEAAPDDPTGITWAQVKPPEGEDGLTINLEHEREWSPPVWPARAGEQRSTQHLDVQVDDLDAAVAWARECGAREADVQPQEEVRVLLDLDGHPFCLFL; encoded by the coding sequence ATGAGCGACGACGACCTCGCAACCGCACCCGCGCACAGCGCCGGGTCGTCGGCAGGGCGGCGGCCGATCCTGCGCGCCACGTCCGTCACGATCAGCACCGCGCACCCGCACGAGGCCGCCCACTTCTACGCCCGGCTCCTCGGGGGGCGAGTGGTGGTCGAGGAGGAGGCCGCCCCCGACGATCCCACCGGCATCACGTGGGCCCAGGTCAAGCCGCCCGAGGGCGAGGACGGGTTGACGATCAACCTGGAGCACGAGCGCGAGTGGTCGCCGCCGGTGTGGCCCGCCCGGGCCGGGGAGCAGCGCTCGACGCAGCACCTCGACGTGCAGGTCGACGACCTGGACGCCGCCGTCGCGTGGGCGCGGGAGTGCGGTGCGCGCGAGGCGGACGTCCAGCCGCAGGAGGAGGTCCGGGTCCTGCTGGACCTCGACGGCCACCCGTTCTGCCTGTTCCTCTGA
- the bla gene encoding class A beta-lactamase — MSHASGPSRRGVLQVGALTLLVAACTPQRGQRASSSPPTGTSTPSATPAAAPPVLDLTAALADVEARHGVRLGLHAVDTAQGRTTGHRADERFAFCSTFKPLAAAAVLASRGVAGIDEPVPVTADDLVDFSPVTGERVGGTMTWRELGDAAVRYSDNTAGNLLLRGAGGPAGLTAYLRGIGDEVTRSDRWEPDLNATAPGDERDTSTARALAQTYQALVLGDVLSAPERDVLTDWLVRNTTGDALVRAAARPGWTVGDKTGAGAYATRNDVAVVWPGPLGTPWGAPVVLAICTDQPSPDAERTDAPLAEAAAVVLDALLAARTA, encoded by the coding sequence ATGTCTCACGCGTCCGGTCCGAGCCGCCGGGGTGTCCTGCAGGTCGGCGCGCTCACGCTGCTGGTCGCTGCGTGCACCCCACAGCGCGGCCAGCGCGCGTCGTCGTCGCCCCCGACGGGGACGTCGACGCCGTCCGCGACGCCCGCCGCCGCCCCACCCGTCCTCGATCTCACGGCCGCGCTCGCGGACGTGGAGGCCCGGCACGGCGTGCGCCTCGGGCTGCACGCGGTGGACACCGCGCAGGGCCGCACGACCGGCCACCGGGCCGACGAGCGGTTCGCGTTCTGCTCGACGTTCAAGCCGCTCGCGGCGGCGGCCGTGCTGGCGTCCCGCGGGGTCGCAGGCATCGACGAGCCGGTCCCCGTGACGGCGGACGACCTCGTCGACTTCTCGCCGGTCACCGGGGAGCGGGTGGGCGGCACGATGACGTGGCGTGAGCTCGGCGACGCGGCGGTGCGGTACAGCGACAACACCGCCGGCAACCTGCTGCTGCGCGGTGCCGGTGGGCCTGCGGGTCTCACCGCGTACCTGCGCGGCATCGGTGACGAGGTCACGCGCAGCGACCGGTGGGAGCCGGACCTCAACGCCACGGCACCCGGCGACGAGCGCGACACGAGCACGGCCCGGGCGCTCGCGCAGACGTACCAGGCGCTCGTCCTGGGCGACGTGCTGAGCGCGCCCGAGCGCGACGTGCTCACCGACTGGCTGGTCCGGAACACGACGGGCGACGCACTCGTGCGCGCGGCAGCACGCCCGGGCTGGACCGTCGGCGACAAGACGGGCGCCGGCGCGTACGCCACGCGCAACGACGTCGCCGTCGTCTGGCCGGGGCCGCTCGGGACGCCGTGGGGCGCGCCGGTGGTGCTCGCGATCTGCACGGACCAGCCGTCTCCGGACGCCGAGCGCACCGACGCACCGCTCGCCGAGGCGGCCGCCGTCGTCCTGGACGCGCTGCTGGCGGCACGGACCGCCTGA